The Bacillota bacterium genome contains a region encoding:
- a CDS encoding homoserine dehydrogenase, whose translation MRIGFLGLGTVGQAVVRLLHEEGERLGAAGWALEPVRALVRDAARPRAVPVDLDLTADPARVVEDPAIDLVVEVMGGVEPATSYMLRALRAGKPVVTANKEAIAHRGKDLLEAAAEVGVPLRFEACVAAAIPIVRALKDSLAGDRITEIAGIVNGTSNYVLGLMEQGCDLKVAVRMAQERGYAEPDPTRDLDGSDAACKLAILASIAFSARVRPEQVGTHGIQMVSREDLRWGREMGYRLKLLALARRAEAGIEAHVRPTFLPVSHPLAGVGGVTNALLVRGERCGDLVFQGPGAGGDATATAVVGDMLEIARRAAVGARDGAYCTCREQVEVVPPRRCVTGAYLHLEVADRPGVLAQVAGCLAAHQVSIAEALQKARGEGPVPVLFITHASPWGPLEAAVEEIGRLPVVAQVAGLMAVLGR comes from the coding sequence ATGCGGATCGGGTTCCTGGGCCTGGGGACCGTGGGCCAGGCCGTGGTGCGGTTGCTCCATGAGGAGGGGGAACGGCTGGGCGCCGCCGGTTGGGCACTGGAACCCGTGCGGGCGCTGGTACGGGATGCTGCCCGCCCCCGGGCGGTGCCGGTGGACCTGGATCTCACCGCCGATCCGGCCCGCGTGGTGGAAGATCCCGCCATCGATCTGGTGGTGGAGGTGATGGGCGGGGTGGAGCCCGCCACCTCTTACATGCTGCGAGCGCTGCGGGCGGGTAAGCCGGTGGTCACCGCTAACAAGGAGGCCATCGCCCACCGGGGCAAGGACCTGCTGGAGGCGGCGGCAGAGGTGGGTGTACCCCTGCGGTTCGAGGCCTGCGTGGCCGCTGCCATCCCTATCGTCCGTGCCTTGAAGGACTCCCTGGCCGGAGATCGGATCACCGAGATCGCCGGCATCGTCAACGGCACGTCCAACTACGTGCTGGGGCTGATGGAACAGGGCTGCGACCTGAAGGTGGCGGTGAGGATGGCCCAGGAGCGCGGCTATGCCGAGCCCGATCCCACCCGGGACCTGGACGGCTCCGATGCCGCCTGCAAGCTGGCCATCCTGGCCTCCATCGCCTTCTCCGCCCGGGTGCGGCCCGAGCAGGTGGGCACCCATGGCATCCAGATGGTGAGCAGGGAGGATCTGCGCTGGGGGCGGGAGATGGGGTATCGCCTCAAGCTGCTGGCTCTGGCCCGGCGCGCGGAAGCGGGGATCGAGGCCCACGTGCGGCCCACTTTCCTGCCTGTCTCCCATCCCCTGGCCGGCGTGGGCGGGGTGACCAATGCCCTCCTGGTGCGCGGGGAGAGGTGCGGGGACCTGGTGTTCCAGGGGCCGGGGGCCGGCGGCGACGCTACCGCCACGGCGGTGGTGGGTGACATGCTGGAGATCGCCCGCCGCGCCGCGGTGGGGGCCCGGGATGGTGCCTACTGCACCTGCCGGGAGCAGGTGGAGGTGGTTCCCCCCCGCCGATGCGTGACGGGTGCCTACCTGCACCTGGAGGTGGCCGATCGCCCGGGCGTGCTCGCCCAGGTGGCGGGCTGCCTGGCCGCCCACCAGGTGAGCATCGCCGAGGCCCTGCAGAAGGCGCGCGGGGAGGGTCCGGTGCCGGTGCTGTTCATCACCCACGCTTCGCCCTGGGGACCACTGGAGGCGGCGGTGGAAGAAATCGGCCGGCTCCCGGTGGTGGCGCAGGTGGCGGGCCTCATGGCCGTCCTGGGAAGATGA
- the thrC gene encoding threonine synthase, protein MTNRGLIARYSEFLPVGPATPVVTLGEGDTPLIPSRELGPRWGLDLYFKYEGANPTGSFKDRGMTVAVSLAVEGGAHAVICASTGNTAASAAAYAARAGLACLVVLPRGAVARGKLAQALAHGAKVLEIEGDFDAALAAVRELATTLPVTLVNSVNPHRIEGQKTGAFEICDSLGDAPAYLAIPVGNAGNITAYWKGFREYRDAGRCARLPRMLGFQAAGAAPLVEGRPVPNPRTVATAIRIGNPASWQGAVEAVAGSGGLFEKVQDGEIMAAYRLLASREGIFAEPASCASVAGVAQLAGRGFFGPGDRAVCVLTGHGLKDPDSAAAGAQAGGPQGPGVPVLPARVDALAEAIRAALAGGGQGAAMGGATGGRAHRSADGAMAEG, encoded by the coding sequence ATGACCAACAGGGGACTGATTGCGCGTTATAGCGAGTTCCTGCCGGTGGGACCGGCTACGCCCGTCGTTACGCTGGGCGAGGGGGATACCCCCCTCATCCCTTCGCGGGAACTCGGCCCGCGCTGGGGCCTCGACCTCTATTTCAAGTACGAGGGGGCCAACCCCACCGGGTCCTTCAAGGACCGCGGGATGACGGTGGCGGTGAGCCTGGCGGTGGAGGGCGGTGCCCATGCGGTCATCTGCGCCTCCACCGGCAACACGGCGGCATCGGCCGCTGCTTACGCCGCACGGGCGGGCCTGGCCTGCCTGGTGGTGCTGCCGCGGGGGGCCGTGGCCCGGGGCAAGCTGGCCCAGGCCCTGGCCCACGGGGCGAAGGTACTCGAGATCGAGGGGGATTTCGATGCCGCCCTGGCGGCAGTTCGGGAACTGGCCACCACCCTCCCCGTCACCCTGGTGAACTCGGTGAACCCCCACCGCATCGAGGGGCAGAAGACGGGGGCCTTCGAGATCTGCGATTCCCTCGGGGACGCCCCGGCTTACCTGGCCATCCCGGTGGGCAACGCCGGCAACATCACCGCCTACTGGAAGGGGTTCCGGGAGTACCGCGACGCGGGGAGGTGTGCGCGCCTGCCCCGTATGCTGGGCTTCCAGGCGGCCGGGGCGGCACCGCTGGTGGAGGGTCGCCCGGTGCCCAATCCGCGTACGGTGGCCACCGCCATCCGCATCGGCAACCCGGCGAGCTGGCAGGGCGCCGTGGAGGCGGTGGCCGGGTCGGGGGGCCTGTTCGAGAAGGTGCAGGACGGGGAGATCATGGCCGCTTACCGGCTGCTGGCCTCGCGGGAGGGGATCTTCGCCGAGCCCGCCTCCTGCGCTTCCGTGGCGGGCGTGGCCCAGCTGGCCGGGCGGGGTTTCTTCGGCCCGGGGGATCGGGCGGTGTGCGTGCTCACCGGCCACGGCCTCAAGGACCCCGACTCGGCCGCGGCCGGCGCGCAGGCCGGGGGGCCGCAGGGGCCGGGCGTCCCCGTGCTGCCCGCTCGGGTAGATGCCCTGGCGGAGGCCATCCGCGCCGCGCTGGCCGGCGGCGGGCAGGGTGCCGCCATGGGTGGGGCCACGGGTGGGCGGGCGCACCGGTCAGCGGATGGGGCGATGGCGGAGGGGTGA
- the thrB gene encoding homoserine kinase gives MRGVVGRVRVSVPASVANLGPGFDTLGLALDLFNVVEVETGGGDVRVDMVGEARHLPLADNLVLRAIRHAFAAAGSALPPLSLRLTNRIPAGCGMGSSAAAIVAGVVVANSLLGEPWPPEGLLALATELEGHPDNVAPALWGGLVVSCLSPEGVRWVRLEAPSELQAVLVIPEIEVPTREARRVLPETVPFRDAVFNVGRVALLVAALSGRRYDLLREAMRDRLHQPYRAPLVPGLEDGLRAAERAGALGAALSGAGPGLLAFAVGDYRPIVEAVQAALARHGLSSAWMVARPTDWGALATVRCR, from the coding sequence GTGAGGGGCGTGGTCGGGCGGGTGCGGGTGTCCGTACCGGCAAGCGTGGCCAACCTGGGCCCCGGATTCGACACCCTGGGCCTGGCCCTGGACCTCTTCAACGTGGTCGAGGTCGAGACCGGTGGGGGCGATGTCCGGGTAGACATGGTGGGCGAGGCCCGCCACCTCCCTCTGGCGGACAACCTGGTCCTGCGTGCTATTCGGCACGCCTTCGCCGCGGCGGGATCGGCCCTGCCTCCCCTGTCCCTGCGGCTGACCAACCGCATCCCGGCGGGATGCGGGATGGGTTCGTCGGCGGCGGCCATCGTGGCGGGGGTGGTGGTGGCCAACTCCCTCCTGGGCGAGCCCTGGCCGCCCGAGGGGCTCCTGGCCCTGGCCACCGAACTGGAGGGACACCCTGACAACGTGGCCCCTGCCCTCTGGGGTGGCCTGGTGGTGAGTTGCCTCAGCCCGGAGGGTGTCCGCTGGGTGCGGCTGGAGGCCCCCTCGGAACTGCAGGCCGTCCTGGTCATCCCGGAGATCGAGGTGCCCACCAGGGAGGCCCGCCGGGTGCTACCGGAAACTGTTCCCTTCCGGGACGCCGTGTTCAACGTGGGCCGGGTCGCCCTGCTGGTGGCTGCGTTGTCGGGGAGGCGGTACGACCTCCTGCGGGAGGCCATGCGCGACCGCCTCCATCAGCCCTACCGGGCACCGCTGGTGCCCGGGCTGGAGGACGGCCTGCGGGCGGCGGAGCGGGCGGGCGCCCTGGGAGCGGCCCTCAGCGGGGCCGGTCCCGGCCTCTTGGCCTTTGCCGTGGGGGACTACCGCCCCATAGTGGAAGCGGTGCAGGCGGCCCTGGCCCGCCATGGGCTGTCCAGTGCCTGGATGGTGGCCCGCCCCACCGATTGGGGCGCCCTGGCCACCGTCCGCTGCCGCTGA
- a CDS encoding aspartate kinase: MAVVVQKYGGTSVADIARIRHVAARLARARDEGHDVVAVVSAMGDATDELLEMARQLTERPSRRELDMLLATGEQVSSALLALAVNSLGYRAVALTGAQGGIITDGGFTRARILRVDPARIREELARGNIVVVAGFQGVGPGDDITTLGRGGSDATAVALAAALGAPVCDICTDVDGVYTADPRVVRHARKLPVISYEEMMELAYVGARVLQARAVEIASQQRVFIHLRSSFSDEPGTLVKEVPAVENARPVVGVVHDPDVARVTILSVPDRPGVAHRIFSALAEAGINVDMIVQSTRHEASTDVLFTVARSDLMQAMEIVQAVGRELGAGGCVYDAGVGKVSIVGSGMATHPGVAARMFGALARNGINIQVISTSEIRISCLIDAADMERAVTALHHEFELGLA, translated from the coding sequence TTGGCGGTGGTAGTGCAGAAGTACGGCGGTACATCGGTGGCGGACATCGCGCGCATCCGCCACGTGGCTGCCCGCCTGGCGCGGGCGCGGGACGAGGGTCACGACGTGGTGGCGGTGGTATCGGCCATGGGTGACGCCACCGACGAGTTGCTGGAGATGGCGCGGCAGTTGACCGAGCGTCCCTCCCGGCGGGAGCTGGACATGTTGCTGGCCACCGGCGAGCAGGTCTCCAGCGCCCTGCTGGCCCTGGCGGTCAACTCTCTGGGATATCGGGCCGTCGCCCTCACCGGTGCCCAGGGGGGGATCATCACCGACGGGGGATTCACCCGCGCTCGCATCCTGAGGGTAGATCCCGCCCGCATCCGCGAGGAGCTGGCCCGTGGCAATATCGTGGTGGTGGCCGGGTTCCAGGGAGTCGGCCCGGGCGACGACATCACCACCCTGGGCCGGGGCGGGTCCGACGCCACTGCAGTGGCGCTGGCCGCCGCCCTGGGAGCGCCGGTATGCGACATCTGTACCGATGTAGACGGCGTCTATACCGCCGACCCCCGTGTGGTGCGCCACGCCCGCAAGCTCCCCGTGATCTCCTACGAGGAAATGATGGAGCTGGCCTACGTGGGTGCCCGCGTGCTGCAGGCGCGGGCCGTGGAAATCGCCAGCCAGCAGCGGGTGTTCATCCACCTTCGCTCCAGCTTCTCGGACGAACCCGGTACTCTGGTGAAGGAGGTCCCGGCCGTGGAAAACGCAAGACCGGTGGTGGGCGTGGTGCATGACCCAGACGTGGCCCGCGTCACCATCCTCTCGGTTCCCGACCGGCCCGGGGTGGCTCACCGCATCTTCAGCGCCCTGGCCGAAGCGGGCATCAACGTGGACATGATCGTGCAGAGTACCCGCCACGAAGCGTCCACTGATGTCCTCTTCACGGTGGCCCGCTCCGACCTCATGCAGGCTATGGAGATCGTGCAGGCGGTGGGCCGGGAACTGGGGGCGGGCGGCTGCGTCTACGATGCCGGTGTGGGGAAGGTGTCCATCGTGGGGTCGGGAATGGCTACCCACCCCGGGGTGGCGGCCCGCATGTTCGGGGCCCTGGCCCGGAATGGCATCAACATCCAGGTCATATCCACTTCGGAGATCCGGATCTCCTGCCTGATCGACGCCGCCGACATGGAGCGGGCGGTGACCGCCCTCCATCACGAATTCGAACTCGGCCTCGCCTGA
- a CDS encoding LysE family transporter, whose translation MLSSFLVGLSGALMPGPLTTLAMEQSSRRGAGAGLAVALGHSLLELVTVIALALGLGQVLGQPAVAGGVGLVGAVVLAWMGWGTVRSAPAVAAASVGLSAKASVTTAAPAPPETRQPAGQPRRLLAVPGEVMALPAGAMAKGIVVSLANPYWSLWWATIGTTYLGLWGGTRPASLAAFYLGHISSDILWLGLLSLGVARGVRYLSARAYRDVLVVLGVFLIALAVVCLCAAIRLLGPLACRVQCRPV comes from the coding sequence ATGCTGAGCTCATTCCTGGTCGGGCTGTCGGGGGCCCTCATGCCGGGGCCGCTCACCACCCTGGCCATGGAGCAATCGAGCCGCCGGGGGGCCGGTGCCGGCCTGGCGGTGGCGCTGGGGCACAGCCTGCTGGAACTGGTGACGGTCATAGCCCTGGCCCTGGGACTGGGGCAGGTGCTGGGCCAGCCCGCGGTGGCGGGCGGAGTTGGCCTGGTAGGGGCCGTGGTGCTCGCCTGGATGGGCTGGGGCACCGTCAGGAGCGCCCCGGCCGTCGCCGCCGCCTCGGTGGGCCTTTCCGCCAAGGCTTCCGTCACTACGGCGGCGCCTGCCCCCCCGGAGACGCGTCAGCCCGCGGGTCAGCCCCGTCGCCTACTGGCAGTGCCAGGCGAAGTGATGGCTCTTCCGGCGGGGGCGATGGCGAAGGGGATAGTGGTCAGCCTGGCCAACCCCTACTGGTCGCTGTGGTGGGCCACCATCGGTACCACCTACCTGGGGCTGTGGGGCGGTACGCGACCGGCCAGCCTGGCCGCCTTTTACCTGGGTCACATATCTTCGGATATCCTCTGGCTGGGCCTGCTCTCGCTGGGGGTGGCCCGGGGCGTACGCTACCTGTCCGCCAGGGCCTACCGGGACGTACTGGTGGTCCTGGGGGTCTTCCTCATCGCCCTGGCTGTCGTTTGTCTTTGCGCGGCGATCAGGCTACTCGGGCCGCTCGCCTGCCGGGTGCAGTGCAGGCCAGTTTAG
- a CDS encoding FAD-dependent oxidoreductase has protein sequence MAETVGSLLVVGGGIAGMQAALDLAEGGYFVHLVTSGASLGGRMAQLDKTFPTNDCAMCLLGPRMTECLNHPSIQIHTLTTLQDLDGEPGHFRARLLRRPRYVDEGECTGCGDCTAVCPVEVPDEFNLGLSRRKAIHRPFPQAVPNKFLIDKRGKSPCQQACPSGVNPHGYVALVRQGKYVDAWRLIRRAIPFPIICGTVCHHPCETVCQRGTVDEPVAKSRIKRFVGEYVLRQVEELDRIIREDMDPPRPERVAVVGSGPAGMACAYHLARRGYPVAVYEALPVLGGMLRVGIPPYRLPKEMLDAEIDLIRRMGVEFRTGVAVGPQLPLGQLFDTGFRAVFLGIGAHEPLFIGLPGENLPGVYHGVTFLRLANLGQPLRVGKQVAVIGGGNTAIDAARTALRLGAEEVTVYYRRSPEEMTALPEEVEEAREEGVRFVFLASPVAVLGDGRARAPEDGHRGEHVGVTGLRLIRNRLADPDARGRRRPVPVPGSELEVPCQTVITAVSQAPDQVFLADSGLIRTPVGTLVVDPVTLATNLPGVFAGGDAVTGPATVIEAMAAGREAAESIHRFLQGEDLRAGRSARPLLEEIAHLEFDTSGVPRQRRVHPRKLAPASRVRSFAEVVLPYTEEEARREASRCLDCGICSECLQCESACQKQAVRHGDGPATVELKVGAVVLAPGFDLIDAATVPAYGHGIYRNVVSGQELERLLSATGPTGGHVERPSDGKAPHRVAFIQCAGSRDDNHAPYCSSVCCMYATKQAIMVKDHHPDTEITVFYGDLRAVGKGFDKYLLSAQERGVRYLPTMISTLKEDPTTGNLVIRYWLDGRLHQEEFDLVVLATAARPPAAAGELARAAGIALDRHGFAAVDPLAPVKTSREGVFAVGGFTAPRDIPESVMMASAAAAQAGALLRDARGQMIRKKEYPPPLPVTGQPPRVGVFVCHCGTNIASVVDVEEVARAAATLPEVVHAEATMYACSQAHLGRIRELIAEKGLNRVVVASCTIRTHRSLFQETLREAGLNPFLFEMANIREQCSWVHRDDPAAATAKATDLVRMAVAKVARAEPLTLFTVPVIPRALVAGGGLAGMQAALSLADQGFHTYLVERQPELGGMLRRLHSTLETGPVAPILADLRRRVTENPHIEVFTGSHLLEFSGHAGHYRSLIRLPDGSTREFEHGALILATGTEEYRPTEYLYGEDPRVLTRLEFEELLASRPEQVRGLGTLAFIGCVGSRTTGRQYCSRTCCSQTVKNALRIKELNPDAQVIVLYRDMRTYGTRELYYREARRRGVSFLRYRAEEPPRVGITGAGDLLLAATDVQSGRRITVHPDLVVLSTAAVPADGVAHLASLLKVPLDEHGFFLELHPKMSPMDLPSNGIYVCGAAHAPKAISETIFQAQGAAARAASLLAKEELLAGGIVATVTEDKCAACLTCVRVCPYRVPFINQRNVAQIDPVQCRGCGTCAAECPAAAITLPGYHKDQLAAMLTGLFAESRRPNLSSG, from the coding sequence ATGGCAGAAACGGTGGGCTCCTTGCTGGTGGTCGGCGGCGGGATCGCCGGCATGCAGGCCGCCCTGGACCTGGCCGAGGGCGGCTACTTTGTCCACCTGGTCACGTCGGGGGCCAGCCTGGGGGGACGCATGGCCCAGCTCGACAAGACCTTTCCCACCAACGACTGCGCCATGTGCCTGCTGGGGCCCCGCATGACCGAGTGCCTCAACCATCCCAGCATCCAGATCCACACCCTCACCACCCTGCAGGATCTGGACGGGGAGCCCGGCCACTTCCGGGCCAGGCTGCTCCGCCGTCCCCGCTACGTGGACGAAGGGGAATGCACCGGCTGCGGCGACTGCACGGCGGTGTGCCCGGTGGAGGTACCCGACGAGTTCAACCTGGGGCTGAGCCGGCGGAAGGCCATCCACCGCCCCTTCCCCCAGGCGGTACCCAACAAGTTCCTCATCGACAAGCGGGGCAAATCCCCCTGCCAGCAGGCCTGCCCCTCGGGGGTCAACCCCCACGGGTACGTGGCCCTGGTCCGGCAGGGCAAGTACGTGGACGCGTGGCGGCTCATCCGCCGGGCCATACCCTTCCCCATCATCTGCGGGACGGTGTGCCACCACCCCTGCGAGACCGTGTGCCAGCGGGGCACGGTGGACGAGCCGGTGGCCAAGTCCCGCATCAAGCGCTTCGTGGGCGAGTACGTCCTCCGCCAGGTGGAGGAACTGGACCGCATCATCCGGGAAGACATGGATCCCCCGCGCCCGGAAAGGGTTGCGGTGGTGGGCTCCGGCCCCGCCGGGATGGCGTGCGCCTATCACCTGGCCCGCCGGGGCTACCCGGTCGCCGTGTACGAGGCGCTGCCCGTGCTGGGGGGTATGCTGCGGGTGGGCATCCCGCCCTACCGGCTCCCCAAGGAGATGCTGGACGCCGAGATCGACCTCATCCGCCGCATGGGAGTGGAGTTCCGCACCGGGGTGGCGGTGGGGCCCCAGCTACCGCTCGGGCAATTGTTCGACACGGGGTTCCGGGCCGTGTTCCTGGGCATCGGCGCCCACGAGCCCCTTTTCATCGGCCTGCCCGGGGAGAACCTGCCCGGCGTGTACCACGGCGTGACCTTCCTGCGCCTGGCCAACCTGGGCCAGCCCCTGCGGGTGGGGAAGCAGGTGGCGGTGATCGGCGGCGGCAACACCGCCATCGACGCCGCCCGCACCGCCCTGCGCCTGGGCGCCGAAGAGGTCACCGTATACTACCGCCGCTCCCCCGAGGAGATGACCGCCCTCCCCGAAGAGGTGGAGGAAGCCCGCGAGGAAGGGGTGCGCTTCGTGTTCCTGGCCAGCCCGGTGGCCGTGCTGGGCGATGGCCGCGCCCGCGCCCCCGAGGACGGCCACCGCGGCGAGCACGTGGGCGTCACCGGGTTGCGCCTGATCCGCAACCGCCTGGCAGACCCCGACGCCCGCGGCCGCCGGCGCCCGGTGCCCGTCCCCGGCTCGGAGCTCGAAGTGCCCTGCCAGACGGTGATCACCGCCGTCAGCCAGGCCCCCGACCAGGTGTTCCTGGCCGACTCCGGCCTCATCCGCACCCCGGTGGGTACCCTGGTGGTGGATCCGGTCACCCTGGCCACCAACCTGCCGGGCGTGTTCGCGGGCGGGGACGCCGTCACCGGCCCCGCCACCGTGATCGAGGCCATGGCCGCCGGCCGGGAGGCGGCGGAGTCCATCCACCGCTTCCTGCAGGGGGAGGACCTGCGGGCCGGGCGCAGCGCGCGTCCCCTCCTGGAGGAGATCGCGCACCTCGAATTCGACACCTCCGGCGTGCCCCGCCAGCGCCGGGTGCACCCGCGCAAGCTGGCTCCCGCCTCGCGGGTGAGGAGCTTCGCGGAGGTGGTGCTCCCCTACACCGAAGAGGAGGCCCGCCGGGAGGCCTCCCGCTGCCTGGACTGCGGGATCTGCTCGGAGTGCCTGCAGTGCGAATCGGCCTGCCAGAAGCAGGCCGTCCGCCACGGCGACGGACCCGCCACCGTGGAGCTGAAGGTGGGCGCGGTGGTGCTGGCCCCGGGATTCGACCTCATCGACGCCGCCACCGTTCCCGCGTATGGCCACGGCATCTACCGCAATGTGGTCAGCGGCCAGGAGCTGGAGCGGCTGCTCTCCGCCACCGGTCCCACCGGCGGCCACGTGGAGCGGCCCTCCGACGGCAAGGCGCCGCACCGGGTGGCCTTCATCCAGTGCGCCGGCTCGCGGGACGACAACCACGCCCCCTACTGCTCCTCGGTGTGCTGCATGTACGCCACCAAGCAGGCCATCATGGTGAAGGATCACCACCCCGACACCGAGATCACCGTCTTTTACGGCGACCTGCGGGCCGTGGGCAAGGGTTTCGACAAGTACCTGCTCTCGGCCCAGGAGCGGGGCGTGCGCTACCTGCCCACCATGATCTCCACCCTCAAGGAAGATCCCACCACCGGCAACCTGGTGATCAGGTACTGGCTGGACGGCCGCCTGCACCAGGAGGAGTTCGACCTGGTGGTGCTGGCCACCGCCGCCAGGCCCCCGGCCGCCGCAGGGGAGCTGGCCCGGGCCGCCGGCATCGCCCTCGACCGCCACGGCTTTGCCGCCGTCGATCCCCTGGCCCCCGTCAAGACCAGCAGGGAGGGAGTGTTTGCCGTGGGTGGCTTCACCGCTCCCCGCGACATCCCCGAGTCGGTGATGATGGCCAGCGCCGCGGCCGCGCAGGCCGGCGCCCTGCTCCGGGATGCCCGCGGCCAGATGATCAGGAAGAAGGAATACCCGCCCCCCCTCCCGGTGACCGGGCAGCCGCCCCGGGTGGGGGTGTTCGTCTGCCACTGCGGCACCAACATCGCCTCGGTGGTGGATGTGGAGGAGGTGGCCCGGGCCGCCGCCACCCTGCCGGAGGTAGTGCACGCCGAGGCCACCATGTACGCGTGCTCGCAGGCACACCTGGGCCGCATCCGCGAGCTCATCGCCGAGAAGGGGCTGAACCGGGTGGTGGTGGCTTCCTGCACCATCCGCACCCACCGCTCCCTCTTCCAGGAGACCCTGCGCGAGGCCGGCCTCAACCCCTTCCTGTTCGAGATGGCCAACATCCGCGAGCAGTGCTCCTGGGTGCACCGGGACGACCCCGCGGCGGCCACCGCCAAGGCCACCGACCTGGTGCGCATGGCGGTGGCCAAGGTGGCGCGGGCCGAGCCCCTCACCCTCTTCACGGTACCGGTGATCCCGCGCGCCCTGGTGGCGGGCGGCGGGCTGGCGGGGATGCAGGCCGCCCTCTCCCTGGCCGACCAGGGATTCCACACTTACCTGGTGGAACGGCAGCCCGAGCTGGGCGGCATGTTGCGGCGCCTGCACTCCACCCTGGAAACTGGGCCGGTGGCCCCCATCCTGGCCGACCTGCGCCGGCGCGTGACGGAGAATCCCCACATCGAGGTCTTCACCGGCAGCCACCTCCTGGAGTTCTCCGGCCACGCCGGTCACTACCGCAGCCTGATCCGCCTGCCCGACGGCTCGACCAGGGAGTTCGAGCACGGCGCCCTCATCCTGGCCACGGGCACCGAGGAGTACCGTCCCACCGAGTACCTGTACGGGGAGGATCCCCGTGTGCTCACCCGGCTGGAGTTCGAGGAACTGCTGGCGTCCCGGCCCGAGCAGGTCCGGGGCCTGGGTACGCTGGCCTTTATCGGCTGCGTGGGCTCCCGCACCACGGGCAGGCAGTACTGCAGCCGCACGTGCTGCTCCCAGACGGTGAAGAACGCCCTGCGCATCAAGGAACTGAACCCCGACGCCCAGGTCATCGTGCTCTACCGTGACATGCGCACCTATGGCACCCGCGAGCTGTACTACCGGGAAGCCCGCCGCCGCGGCGTGTCCTTCCTGCGTTACCGGGCCGAGGAGCCGCCGCGGGTCGGCATCACCGGTGCAGGCGACCTCCTGCTCGCCGCCACCGACGTGCAGAGCGGCCGCCGCATCACCGTCCACCCCGACCTGGTGGTCCTCTCCACGGCGGCCGTGCCCGCCGACGGGGTGGCGCACCTCGCTTCCCTGCTCAAAGTCCCCCTCGATGAGCACGGCTTCTTCCTGGAACTGCACCCCAAGATGAGCCCCATGGACCTGCCCTCCAACGGTATCTACGTGTGCGGTGCCGCCCACGCTCCCAAGGCCATCTCGGAGACCATCTTCCAGGCCCAGGGTGCCGCAGCACGGGCTGCCTCGCTCCTGGCGAAGGAAGAGTTGCTGGCCGGTGGCATCGTGGCCACCGTCACCGAGGACAAGTGCGCCGCCTGCCTGACCTGCGTACGGGTCTGCCCCTACCGGGTGCCCTTCATCAACCAGCGCAACGTGGCCCAGATCGACCCCGTGCAGTGCCGGGGTTGCGGCACCTGCGCCGCCGAGTGCCCGGCTGCCGCCATCACCCTGCCCGGCTACCACAAGGACCAGCTGGCGGCCATGCTCACCGGCCTCTTCGCCGAAAGCCGGAGGCCGAACTTGTCAAGCGGTTGA